A single window of Fimbriimonadaceae bacterium DNA harbors:
- a CDS encoding AAA-like domain-containing protein, which produces MERQTPFFRPGGTLDPRAESYLRRSADAVLLRALLDREYVYLLDSRQKGKSSMVARAIVGLRERGVRTVKLDLQRVGANVSPEQWYAGLLAGVGDELGLSAEVFGHWAQARPVGPMARWIGTLGEVVLPAFADPIVVFVDEVDFVRALPFSTDEFFAGIRDCYNRRAESEAFGRLTFCLVGVATPSQLIRHPKITPFNIGRRLDLTDFTLEETRPFAYALDARGVDGAALVERIHYWANGHPYLTQLLCSLVADAPGAGPETVDRIVRETLLNAESRAREPNLADVERRLLEPDLPAPDKEEQRCQVLDAYGQVLRGRTVEGGDDDPLVATLRLSGVCVERHGRLTLRNRLYSKAFDDAWRKANLPEAELRRQRRAAWKAALSTGAVALTIVASIGALAIRNAQLAADRERLLRRAEALGNEAARQAYVTRMNLMDMQGSDGLRRAALLDLTGAYQRKGWEWHRWNLLLNGQLSTLRFLPTGGLLAFGPHGQLVAEVTVDPSAVRVCYSDGTTWTTPPAETRWIVRLGMTPPHARAYTARVAPLFRRLKAGNTIAVDASPDGSQIAYYDIEDRAYRLVTAAGITKTLISPTDRPNNILGVFSYDGSKFAILTADGRLRCYDTETGRALWDSPCREPIYLSFSPDGSLVAVALNEEAIPIFDAADGRQVALLEGHTAPVRSVEFSKSGKLLLSASQDGTARLWSVPQRKTLQTFTGHRDLLMGAALSPDGRRVATCANDGEVRLWDVHPPPATAIVVRVSDEMHRLVESPRNELWTAGSKGGFVASFDPDTAQIAATLPLGTIADDSAIAADPDGRNIACFGPDGTVRLLDVRTLRERQRWDVGSMQPGPLQISQTGLIAAGFKDGTLLLLQPGSPDVRRLEGHAERIRSLDFQPGGKLLASASMDRTVRIWEVDTGKLLREWAPDSPGTPVGVQFSHDGRLLACANYDNTVAVLNMRGGPAKVLHGHSHRVFGARFSPDDTRILSYGYDGTARLWDTRKGTEIAVLRHDSWVSSARFSPDGERIVTASADKTIRIWDGRFGDEYMVLRDHTEAVFDAAFTADGKSIVSAANDGTVRVWRSK; this is translated from the coding sequence GTGGAACGACAAACCCCGTTCTTCCGTCCCGGCGGGACCCTCGATCCTCGGGCGGAGAGCTATCTCCGGCGATCGGCCGACGCGGTGCTGCTCCGAGCCCTCCTCGACCGCGAGTACGTCTACCTCCTGGACTCGCGTCAGAAGGGCAAGTCCTCCATGGTCGCGCGCGCGATCGTGGGCCTCCGCGAGCGGGGCGTCCGCACCGTCAAGCTCGACCTCCAGCGCGTCGGGGCCAATGTCTCGCCGGAGCAGTGGTACGCCGGCCTGCTCGCAGGCGTCGGCGACGAGTTGGGACTGAGCGCAGAGGTGTTCGGCCACTGGGCTCAAGCCAGACCCGTAGGGCCGATGGCGCGCTGGATCGGGACGCTGGGCGAGGTCGTGCTTCCCGCGTTCGCCGATCCGATCGTCGTGTTCGTCGACGAGGTCGACTTTGTGCGGGCCCTGCCCTTCTCCACCGACGAGTTCTTCGCAGGCATCCGCGACTGCTACAACCGGCGCGCCGAGTCGGAGGCCTTCGGACGGCTCACGTTCTGTCTCGTAGGCGTCGCGACCCCCTCCCAACTCATTCGCCATCCCAAGATCACGCCGTTCAACATCGGCCGACGGCTCGACCTCACCGATTTCACGCTCGAGGAGACCCGCCCCTTCGCCTACGCCCTCGACGCGCGGGGAGTGGACGGAGCCGCGCTCGTGGAGCGCATCCACTACTGGGCAAACGGCCATCCGTACCTCACCCAACTCCTGTGCAGCCTGGTCGCGGACGCGCCGGGGGCCGGGCCGGAAACCGTCGACCGAATCGTCCGCGAAACCCTGCTCAACGCGGAATCGCGCGCGCGCGAACCCAATCTCGCCGACGTCGAGAGACGTCTGCTCGAACCTGACCTCCCCGCCCCCGACAAAGAGGAGCAGCGCTGCCAGGTCCTCGACGCGTACGGTCAGGTCCTTCGCGGACGGACGGTCGAAGGGGGAGACGACGACCCCCTGGTCGCGACCTTGCGCTTGTCCGGCGTGTGCGTGGAGAGACACGGCCGCCTGACCTTGAGGAACCGCCTGTACTCGAAGGCCTTCGACGATGCCTGGCGCAAGGCCAACCTGCCCGAGGCCGAGTTGAGGCGGCAGCGGAGGGCCGCTTGGAAAGCGGCTCTGAGCACGGGCGCGGTGGCGCTGACGATCGTGGCGTCGATCGGGGCCCTTGCCATCCGGAACGCCCAACTCGCCGCCGATCGGGAGCGCCTGCTTCGACGCGCCGAGGCGCTAGGCAACGAAGCCGCGCGACAAGCCTACGTCACCCGGATGAACCTGATGGACATGCAAGGGTCCGACGGTCTCCGCCGGGCCGCTTTGCTCGATCTCACCGGTGCGTACCAACGCAAGGGCTGGGAGTGGCACCGTTGGAACCTGCTCCTCAACGGCCAGCTTTCGACCCTCCGCTTTCTTCCCACCGGCGGCTTGCTCGCGTTCGGCCCCCACGGGCAACTCGTTGCCGAAGTGACCGTCGACCCCTCCGCCGTCCGGGTCTGCTACTCGGATGGGACAACCTGGACCACTCCTCCCGCCGAGACCCGTTGGATCGTGCGCCTGGGCATGACCCCTCCCCATGCACGGGCGTACACCGCAAGAGTCGCTCCCCTCTTTCGCCGGCTCAAGGCCGGGAACACGATTGCGGTCGACGCCTCGCCCGACGGCTCCCAAATCGCCTACTACGACATCGAAGACCGAGCCTACCGGCTCGTCACGGCCGCAGGCATCACCAAGACCCTAATCTCCCCCACCGACCGACCGAACAACATCCTCGGTGTCTTTTCCTACGATGGATCGAAGTTCGCCATCCTGACGGCGGACGGGCGTCTCCGCTGCTACGATACGGAGACCGGACGGGCCCTCTGGGACAGTCCCTGCCGGGAACCGATCTATCTCTCTTTCTCACCTGATGGTTCGCTCGTGGCCGTCGCCCTCAACGAAGAGGCAATCCCCATCTTCGATGCCGCTGACGGGCGTCAGGTCGCTTTGCTTGAGGGACACACCGCGCCCGTACGCTCCGTGGAGTTCTCCAAGTCAGGAAAGTTGCTGCTCAGCGCCTCGCAGGACGGTACCGCCCGACTGTGGTCCGTGCCGCAACGCAAAACGCTTCAGACGTTCACCGGGCACCGCGATCTCCTGATGGGAGCGGCTCTGTCCCCGGACGGACGCCGGGTCGCCACCTGCGCAAACGACGGAGAGGTCCGCCTCTGGGACGTTCACCCGCCCCCCGCCACCGCGATCGTTGTCCGGGTTTCCGATGAGATGCACCGACTTGTCGAGAGCCCCCGAAACGAATTGTGGACGGCCGGCTCCAAGGGAGGCTTTGTGGCTTCCTTCGACCCGGACACCGCACAAATCGCCGCCACCTTGCCGCTCGGCACGATCGCCGACGATTCGGCCATCGCCGCCGATCCGGACGGTCGCAACATCGCCTGTTTCGGCCCAGACGGTACGGTACGGCTGCTGGATGTAAGAACGCTCCGGGAACGGCAGCGCTGGGACGTGGGTTCGATGCAGCCAGGCCCGCTTCAAATCTCCCAAACCGGCCTCATCGCCGCAGGATTCAAGGATGGAACGCTGTTGCTGCTCCAACCGGGATCGCCCGACGTCCGCCGTCTGGAAGGACACGCCGAACGGATTCGCTCGCTGGACTTCCAGCCCGGTGGGAAGTTGCTTGCCAGCGCTTCGATGGACCGCACCGTACGGATATGGGAGGTGGACACGGGCAAGCTCCTCAGGGAATGGGCGCCGGACAGCCCAGGCACCCCCGTTGGGGTCCAATTCTCGCACGACGGCAGGCTCCTCGCCTGCGCGAACTACGACAACACCGTGGCGGTTCTGAACATGCGGGGTGGCCCTGCGAAGGTCCTGCACGGACACTCCCACCGGGTCTTCGGAGCGCGGTTCTCACCCGACGACACGCGTATTCTCTCCTACGGGTACGACGGCACCGCGAGGCTGTGGGACACTCGCAAGGGCACCGAAATCGCCGTGCTGCGCCACGACAGTTGGGTGTCCTCGGCGCGCTTCTCTCCAGACGGCGAACGCATCGTCACGGCATCGGCGGACAAGACCATCCGCATATGGGACGGCCGCTTCGGCGACGAGTACATGGTGCTCCGCGACCATACCGAGGCCGTGTTCGACGCCGCCTTCACCGCCGATGGCAAATCCATCGTCTCGGCGGCCAACGACGGCACCGTGCGCGTGTGGAGGTCGAAGTGA
- a CDS encoding AAA-like domain-containing protein translates to MDRESPFFRPGGTMDPSAQSYIERAADARLLEALLAGEYVFVLDSRQKGKSSMVARTIVKLKEHGVRTVKLDLQRIGANVTPEQWYAGLLAGIGQELDLTKELFAYWGERQAVGPLARWLGALESVVLPALQQPLVVFVDEVDFVRALPFPTDEFFGGVRDCYNRRTNGAGFDKLAFCLVGVATPAQLVRNPEITPFNIGRRLELSDFTLDETRGFAQVLDAPTRSGEALLGRVHHWVNGHPYLTQLLCSHLAADQALANPKDVDRLVQTLFLSPEARQSEPNFTDVERRMLEPDIPGMTPEERKIQVLELYGRMLRGKPVEGPEENPVVATLRLSGIGHEEGGTLRVRNRTYQRVFDENWRKQRLPDAELRRQQGAARVAVLRTAVVAAAVVLAVSTAAVGMWRLSNDRQRSFTALQQRTNELNKVSNDRQTALSALEERTKELDASAAARELSLTALQKQSRELKELAEQKSRALADLQARTDELIDRTYDARINVMQGDLAANRWTRMTRLVEATADNPNRGWEWGHYALSIDYGSPRAAFRKWSRLEEQPDGRILVSTFDGLYDFDSIPPKRVQKISSTPGFTPGIRRGAFRVQMIDSTRGDAIRDAETGKLLVKARNYSIIYDVDPKRRRYLLFVGQADDKSIELRRIDDDALLASFQGPDQANAGRFLPDGTFLGIFATPKEGVAEVWHCAPDGRVLTKAPSDQWYASGIATDAQGTLYAAYGDNAKLEIRRVKDHQVIATLPDHPKPLTDVVFSRDGKQLLTGCEDGVVRLFAADSGAQIRVLPGLTYAIRTVVFLPDGKGWCAIDQEGHFQVWRRSTPLALEEFRDQVGRIGVAFVTQDNRRLVSTSSHGAVISRDLVTGMVVQRQLLERGKTPHVGGMRSRHLYWIRPDGGLERLATDTLQTLSATEAFLPRPIVFVSVIDRGRHLFVCGADRIYAVLDARTLKVIRRFEPKATQSGLDALGVRILDAFAMNPDAPVFAIFQGDVGKIMVFSASDGRLVTQWAPQQKVLAMVLAKNGSELVASEGVLSQAHDGRTLIYDAATGRQVGELRHPGLAMLWPQYSEKTGILATLGGGNSNIVFLWDVAARKKIGEFRPDPRTMMFYFSPDGRRIVTNSPDGTVAVWNSRTGEQYFQMPYPGKITYQPYGRGAGAQFSPDGRRLVLLSENGWVRLWNSLAWN, encoded by the coding sequence ATGGATCGTGAGTCGCCGTTCTTTCGTCCGGGCGGGACGATGGATCCCAGTGCGCAGAGCTACATCGAGCGCGCCGCGGACGCACGCCTGCTCGAGGCTCTGCTGGCCGGCGAGTACGTGTTCGTCCTCGACTCGCGCCAGAAGGGCAAGTCGTCGATGGTTGCCCGCACGATCGTCAAACTCAAAGAGCACGGCGTACGCACCGTCAAGCTCGACCTCCAACGCATCGGCGCGAACGTCACGCCCGAACAGTGGTACGCGGGGCTTCTGGCTGGCATCGGGCAAGAGCTGGATCTCACCAAAGAGCTGTTCGCGTACTGGGGCGAGCGACAGGCGGTGGGACCGCTCGCACGCTGGCTCGGAGCCCTGGAGTCCGTCGTGTTGCCCGCCTTGCAGCAACCCCTTGTCGTTTTCGTCGACGAAGTCGATTTCGTTCGCGCGCTTCCCTTTCCCACGGACGAGTTCTTCGGCGGCGTCCGCGACTGCTACAACCGGCGCACGAATGGTGCCGGTTTCGACAAGCTCGCGTTCTGCCTTGTCGGCGTGGCCACTCCTGCCCAACTCGTGCGAAACCCCGAGATCACGCCGTTCAACATTGGTCGTCGCCTCGAACTCTCCGACTTCACGCTCGATGAGACGCGGGGGTTCGCCCAAGTGTTGGATGCTCCCACCCGCAGCGGAGAGGCCCTGCTCGGCCGGGTCCACCATTGGGTCAACGGCCACCCTTACCTCACGCAGCTGCTTTGTAGCCACCTTGCTGCAGACCAAGCGCTCGCCAACCCGAAGGACGTGGACCGGCTCGTCCAGACGCTCTTCCTTTCTCCCGAAGCGCGCCAAAGCGAGCCGAACTTCACCGACGTCGAACGGCGGATGCTGGAGCCCGACATCCCCGGCATGACGCCCGAGGAGCGGAAGATCCAAGTGCTCGAGCTCTATGGCCGCATGCTCAGGGGCAAGCCGGTGGAGGGGCCTGAGGAGAATCCCGTCGTGGCCACTCTGCGACTCTCCGGCATCGGCCACGAGGAGGGTGGAACGCTCCGCGTGCGCAATCGCACCTACCAACGCGTCTTCGACGAGAACTGGCGTAAGCAACGCCTTCCCGACGCCGAACTGAGGCGCCAACAAGGTGCTGCTCGCGTCGCCGTCCTCCGCACCGCGGTCGTCGCGGCAGCCGTCGTGCTGGCGGTCTCGACCGCCGCGGTCGGCATGTGGCGGCTCTCCAACGATCGCCAGCGGTCGTTCACGGCGCTGCAGCAGCGCACGAACGAACTGAACAAGGTCTCGAATGACCGCCAGACCGCGCTCTCGGCTCTCGAAGAACGCACGAAGGAGCTCGACGCGTCGGCAGCAGCCCGCGAGCTGTCGCTCACGGCCCTCCAGAAGCAATCCCGCGAGTTGAAGGAGCTCGCCGAGCAGAAGAGCCGAGCCCTTGCAGACCTCCAGGCGCGCACCGACGAACTGATTGACCGCACCTACGACGCGCGCATCAACGTCATGCAGGGCGACCTTGCCGCAAACCGGTGGACACGGATGACGCGGCTGGTCGAAGCCACGGCCGACAATCCGAACCGCGGGTGGGAGTGGGGACACTACGCGCTTTCCATCGACTACGGAAGCCCGCGGGCCGCCTTCCGCAAATGGAGCCGGCTCGAGGAGCAGCCCGACGGCCGCATCCTCGTTTCCACGTTCGACGGGCTCTACGACTTCGACTCCATCCCCCCTAAGCGCGTCCAGAAGATCTCTTCGACCCCGGGCTTCACTCCCGGAATCCGTCGGGGCGCGTTTCGGGTCCAAATGATCGACTCGACCCGCGGAGACGCGATTCGCGATGCCGAGACCGGCAAGCTCCTGGTCAAGGCGCGCAACTACTCGATAATCTACGACGTGGATCCCAAGCGCCGTCGCTACCTCCTCTTCGTCGGGCAGGCCGACGACAAGTCGATCGAACTACGCCGAATCGACGACGACGCCCTTCTCGCCTCGTTCCAGGGCCCCGACCAGGCGAACGCCGGCCGGTTTCTGCCCGATGGCACGTTCCTGGGCATCTTCGCCACCCCGAAGGAGGGGGTGGCAGAAGTCTGGCACTGTGCGCCGGACGGCCGGGTCCTCACCAAAGCGCCGTCGGATCAGTGGTACGCGTCAGGCATCGCGACCGACGCCCAAGGCACGCTCTACGCCGCCTATGGGGACAACGCCAAACTCGAAATCCGGCGGGTGAAGGACCATCAGGTGATCGCGACGCTTCCGGACCACCCGAAGCCGCTCACCGACGTCGTGTTCTCGCGCGACGGCAAGCAGTTGCTGACGGGCTGCGAGGACGGCGTGGTCCGCCTCTTCGCCGCGGACTCCGGCGCGCAAATCCGAGTCCTTCCGGGGCTCACCTATGCGATCCGGACCGTCGTGTTTCTTCCTGACGGAAAGGGATGGTGCGCCATCGACCAGGAAGGCCACTTTCAGGTGTGGCGACGCTCGACCCCCCTCGCGCTCGAGGAGTTCCGCGACCAGGTGGGGAGAATTGGCGTCGCGTTTGTGACGCAGGACAACCGGCGGCTCGTTTCCACATCGTCCCACGGGGCGGTCATCAGCCGCGACCTCGTCACGGGAATGGTGGTGCAGAGGCAGTTGCTCGAGCGGGGAAAGACGCCCCACGTCGGCGGCATGCGCTCAAGACATCTCTACTGGATACGCCCCGACGGCGGGCTCGAGCGGTTGGCGACCGACACCCTGCAGACCCTGAGCGCGACCGAGGCCTTCCTGCCAAGACCCATCGTTTTCGTGTCGGTGATCGACAGGGGCCGCCACCTGTTCGTCTGCGGCGCCGACCGCATCTACGCTGTGCTCGACGCGCGCACCCTCAAGGTCATCCGTCGCTTTGAACCCAAGGCCACGCAATCGGGGTTGGACGCCCTGGGGGTTCGAATCCTCGACGCCTTCGCCATGAACCCCGACGCGCCCGTCTTCGCCATCTTCCAAGGCGACGTCGGCAAAATCATGGTCTTCTCCGCGAGCGACGGGCGGCTGGTCACCCAGTGGGCGCCCCAACAGAAGGTGCTGGCCATGGTGCTTGCGAAGAACGGCTCCGAACTCGTGGCCAGCGAAGGGGTCCTCTCCCAAGCCCACGATGGCCGCACCCTGATCTACGACGCCGCAACGGGCCGGCAAGTCGGCGAGCTCAGGCACCCGGGATTGGCGATGCTGTGGCCCCAGTACTCGGAGAAAACCGGCATCTTGGCCACCCTCGGAGGGGGCAACAGCAACATCGTGTTCCTGTGGGACGTCGCCGCAAGGAAGAAGATCGGGGAGTTCAGGCCCGATCCCCGCACGATGATGTTCTACTTCTCGCCGGACGGCAGACGCATCGTCACGAATTCGCCGGACGGAACCGTGGCGGTATGGAACAGCCGGACTGGAGAGCAGTACTTCCAAATGCCCTACCCCGGCAAGATCACCTACCAGCCCTACGGGCGGGGCGCCGGGGCGCAATTCTCGCCCGACGGCCGCCGCCTCGTGCTGTTGTCAGAGAACGGGTGGGTGCGACTCTGGAACAGCCTGGCATGGAATTGA
- a CDS encoding PEP-CTERM sorting domain-containing protein: protein MRFLIVVAATVLAESSLAGTWHQLASIPVPEGNCSANTMVYEGGDSIYATVGYVSLGGGSFRVSPEFYRYNIGSDTWTRLADALAPMEHNVAVTIHDGWIYMNRGNWANEFYRYEIAADAWQRPTWGPAPYGAGSTDGVDFYYTGGMWDQRMFRRQGASDFLPIADNPEPMAYNSMARADGKFYLTVGKKDGLSPSSHFYAFDPSTISWQRLADIPVTTYQHQLLDVGGGKLLLNTGVNSSDPLGLYEYTIASNSWTRVDDTPTVFHYARAVYDGSRYSYWRENNTNAFFRYDPVPEPATIVVLGLGALAVGRRRRVNRPASIPCQAVPESHPPVL from the coding sequence ATGAGGTTCTTGATCGTGGTTGCCGCGACCGTGCTGGCCGAAAGTTCGTTGGCCGGCACCTGGCATCAGTTGGCATCGATTCCTGTTCCCGAAGGCAACTGCTCGGCGAACACGATGGTGTACGAGGGGGGCGACTCCATCTATGCCACGGTGGGTTACGTTTCACTCGGGGGAGGAAGCTTTCGGGTCTCTCCCGAGTTCTACCGGTACAACATCGGAAGCGACACCTGGACGAGGTTGGCGGATGCGCTGGCGCCGATGGAACACAACGTCGCGGTGACGATCCACGACGGGTGGATTTACATGAACCGCGGGAACTGGGCAAACGAGTTCTACCGGTATGAAATCGCCGCGGACGCCTGGCAGCGCCCGACCTGGGGCCCCGCGCCGTACGGGGCCGGCTCGACGGACGGCGTGGATTTCTACTACACCGGGGGCATGTGGGATCAGCGAATGTTCCGAAGGCAGGGCGCCTCCGACTTCTTGCCGATCGCCGACAACCCCGAGCCGATGGCTTACAATTCGATGGCGCGCGCCGACGGGAAGTTCTATCTGACCGTGGGAAAGAAGGATGGGTTGAGCCCATCCTCGCACTTCTATGCGTTCGATCCGTCGACGATCAGTTGGCAGCGCCTCGCGGACATCCCCGTCACCACCTACCAACACCAACTGCTCGATGTGGGCGGGGGGAAGCTCCTCCTCAACACCGGTGTGAACTCTTCCGACCCGCTCGGGTTGTACGAGTACACCATCGCTTCCAACAGTTGGACAAGGGTCGACGATACGCCAACGGTGTTTCACTACGCCCGAGCGGTCTACGACGGATCGCGTTACAGCTACTGGCGCGAGAACAACACCAACGCGTTCTTTCGTTACGACCCGGTTCCCGAGCCTGCGACGATTGTCGTGTTGGGCTTGGGGGCATTGGCCGTGGGCCGGCGCCGGCGCGTGAACCGCCCCGCGTCAATTCCATGCCAGGCTGTTCCAGAGTCGCACCCACCCGTTCTCTGA
- a CDS encoding AAA-like domain-containing protein has product MWQIRMLGRFEVVSSGTAASFRSRRVGALLAFLALNKGRPIANHTLQDLLWPDSDGDRQAQSLRRAIADLRDALEDEGERGKWVRTDHGKTMLAVEAVKSDVEEFESLLAAAQGDDDGAMADALVLYGGPLLAPLDDDWVFAYRRQYEEMYCRAVDELCRTLVGRGQGREAVRLAHAATLLAPLREEPYVASILGYASMGNHTMALQQYEALETMLADEYGQTPGAAAAAALDAPEWRVPGALDWEASAREGHPANQEGVEPEAAASGGAVPAGSRLYIERAADRRVEEAMGEQEAVVLVFGPRQTGKTSLVARAAGRARGAGHAVAVTDFQALSRSEIERSATLYRALVHSLATQLGLTYEPSWNEWIGPNSNLDALVESLLRQVEGPVCWAMDEVDRVFGTEYADDFFGLVRSWHNRRALDPDGPWKRLCLLISYATEAHLFIADLNQSPFNVGVRVSLRDFTESEVAELGARYGVGDPLHSAAVWKAACGHPYLSQRAFAFLARGGTTEELAAKVADDEGPFGEHLRHLWEAIRRDPETAAEVRRLLAREPLEHNSTRQRLWAAGVLASAGQEAGFRVPAYEAYLRRALC; this is encoded by the coding sequence ATGTGGCAGATTCGTATGTTGGGACGATTCGAGGTCGTGTCGTCGGGCACGGCGGCGAGCTTCCGTTCCAGAAGGGTGGGGGCTCTGCTCGCGTTCTTGGCCCTGAACAAGGGTAGACCCATTGCGAACCACACGCTGCAAGACCTTTTGTGGCCGGACTCCGACGGAGACCGTCAGGCCCAAAGCCTTCGGCGTGCGATCGCCGACCTGCGCGATGCTCTCGAGGACGAGGGAGAGCGTGGCAAGTGGGTGCGAACCGACCACGGCAAGACGATGTTGGCGGTCGAGGCCGTGAAGTCCGACGTGGAGGAGTTCGAATCGTTGCTCGCGGCTGCGCAGGGAGACGACGACGGGGCGATGGCCGATGCCTTGGTGCTCTACGGCGGGCCGTTGCTGGCCCCGCTGGACGACGACTGGGTGTTCGCTTACCGCAGGCAGTACGAGGAGATGTACTGCCGGGCGGTGGACGAGTTGTGCCGAACGCTGGTCGGCCGCGGACAAGGAAGGGAGGCCGTCCGGCTCGCCCATGCGGCGACCTTGCTCGCGCCGCTGCGGGAAGAGCCCTACGTCGCGTCGATCCTGGGTTACGCATCGATGGGGAATCACACGATGGCGCTCCAGCAGTACGAGGCGCTCGAGACGATGCTGGCGGACGAGTACGGCCAAACGCCGGGCGCCGCCGCCGCAGCGGCCTTGGACGCTCCGGAGTGGCGCGTCCCTGGCGCACTCGACTGGGAAGCTTCGGCGCGGGAAGGACATCCGGCCAACCAAGAGGGTGTTGAACCGGAAGCAGCCGCTTCCGGCGGCGCCGTTCCTGCGGGATCCCGGCTGTACATCGAGCGCGCCGCCGACCGGCGCGTCGAGGAGGCGATGGGTGAGCAGGAGGCCGTGGTGCTGGTGTTCGGCCCGCGCCAAACCGGCAAGACCTCGCTTGTCGCCCGCGCGGCGGGGCGGGCCCGCGGAGCGGGTCACGCGGTGGCGGTCACGGACTTCCAGGCTCTCAGTCGTTCCGAGATCGAGCGTTCCGCGACGCTGTATCGGGCTCTGGTCCACAGTCTCGCTACTCAGCTCGGGCTAACTTACGAACCCTCGTGGAACGAGTGGATCGGTCCCAACTCCAATCTCGACGCGCTGGTGGAGTCGTTGCTGCGCCAGGTGGAAGGGCCGGTGTGCTGGGCGATGGACGAGGTGGACCGCGTCTTCGGAACGGAGTATGCAGACGACTTCTTCGGCCTCGTAAGGAGTTGGCACAACCGCCGGGCTCTTGACCCGGACGGCCCTTGGAAGAGGTTGTGCCTCCTGATCAGCTACGCGACCGAGGCGCATCTCTTCATCGCCGATCTGAACCAATCGCCATTCAACGTGGGCGTGCGCGTGAGTCTCCGCGACTTCACGGAGTCAGAGGTGGCGGAGTTGGGCGCGCGATACGGGGTTGGAGATCCGCTTCATTCGGCGGCGGTGTGGAAGGCTGCGTGCGGACATCCCTACCTCTCGCAGCGCGCCTTCGCCTTCCTTGCCCGTGGCGGAACGACGGAGGAGTTGGCCGCCAAGGTGGCGGACGACGAGGGTCCGTTTGGCGAGCACCTTCGGCATCTCTGGGAGGCGATCCGGCGAGATCCCGAAACCGCCGCGGAAGTGCGGCGCTTGTTGGCCAGGGAGCCTTTGGAGCACAACTCGACACGGCAGCGGCTTTGGGCCGCCGGGGTGTTGGCGAGCGCGGGGCAGGAGGCCGGGTTCCGGGTTCCGGCGTACGAGGCGTACCTGAGACGTGCGCTTTGTTGA
- a CDS encoding carbohydrate ABC transporter permease, whose product MRRRGGQIWLHAALLAILGLTLLPFAFVLNNSLRTNSEMNHSFFGWPKAAVAGAEYTRERLSGRTEGFKVAASTEKGAAVRRVGYWEAMRVVASQLGQGYAYAWEVLRPYTLNTIFVCLVTVIGVVLVGTVSGYVFSRCRFRGRETLFLAVLGFMMIPGVLTLVPSFMWVKQLGLLNSHWVLILPYIAGGQIFAIFLFKGFFDGLPGELFESARMDGAGHFTLYWRLVLPLSKSVIAVVAIVNILGTWNNFLWPFITNSDAKYHVVASGLFLMGQSNLSANYATMFAAYMLASIPLLVLFLYATKPFMAGVTSGAFKA is encoded by the coding sequence ATGAGGCGTCGAGGCGGCCAGATCTGGCTTCACGCGGCGCTGCTCGCGATCTTGGGGCTCACCCTGCTGCCATTCGCGTTCGTGCTGAACAACTCGTTGCGCACGAACTCGGAGATGAACCACTCGTTCTTCGGCTGGCCCAAGGCCGCGGTTGCGGGAGCGGAGTATACGCGCGAGCGTCTTTCCGGGCGCACCGAGGGGTTCAAAGTCGCCGCGTCGACGGAGAAGGGGGCTGCGGTGCGCCGTGTCGGTTACTGGGAGGCGATGCGGGTGGTCGCGAGCCAACTGGGGCAGGGTTACGCGTACGCTTGGGAGGTGTTGCGTCCTTACACGCTCAACACGATCTTCGTGTGTTTGGTGACGGTGATCGGGGTCGTGCTCGTGGGCACGGTATCGGGTTACGTGTTCTCGCGGTGCCGGTTCCGGGGGCGGGAGACGCTGTTTTTGGCGGTGTTGGGTTTCATGATGATTCCGGGGGTGCTGACCCTCGTTCCCAGCTTCATGTGGGTGAAGCAGTTGGGGTTGTTGAACTCGCACTGGGTGCTGATCCTGCCGTACATCGCGGGCGGCCAGATCTTCGCGATCTTCTTGTTCAAGGGGTTCTTCGACGGGTTGCCGGGCGAGCTGTTCGAGTCCGCGCGCATGGACGGGGCGGGGCATTTCACCTTGTACTGGAGGCTGGTGCTGCCCTTGTCGAAGTCGGTGATCGCGGTGGTGGCGATCGTGAACATCCTGGGCACGTGGAACAACTTCCTCTGGCCGTTCATCACGAACTCGGACGCGAAGTACCACGTGGTGGCGTCGGGTTTGTTCCTGATGGGGCAGAGCAACCTCTCGGCGAACTACGCGACGATGTTCGCCGCGTACATGCTGGCGAGCATCCCGCTCCTGGTGCTCTTCCTCTATGCCACGAAGCCGTTCATGGCAGGGGTGACGAGCGGCGCGTTCAAGGCGTAG